CCTTTATAATTTAATAACTTCATAGAATACCTACCTGTTTTAATGATTCTTTCACTGACTTTAAAGCACCGCCTTTAATATAATTTTCAGGGTGAGGCTTGTGTAACAAAATCGTATGTTCGAGTGTTCTATTATAAAATCTCACTCGAGAGCCTGCCATTTCTCGCTTTTCATAACCTTGTTGAGCTAACAAAGAAACTAATTCATTCCAATTAAATGTAGATTTTGATTGTGCGAGCTTATCTAATAATTTTTCAATTCGTCCCATATAAACTATCGCCCATTAATTTGGTATCAAGTATAGTTACTAAAATTTAAAAATCAAATAATTATAAGATAAGACTAGGTAGTACCCAGTTAGATGGCAAACGTTTGCTTGGTGTATATAAGATATGCTATTCTACGCCACGTTTTTAAGTAAAAAATTGAGAAAATAGCATGTCAAAAACTGTACAAATTGCTGTTGTTATGGGCTCAAAAAGCGATT
This portion of the Haemophilus haemolyticus genome encodes:
- a CDS encoding type II toxin-antitoxin system HicA family toxin, whose amino-acid sequence is MGRIEKLLDKLAQSKSTFNWNELVSLLAQQGYEKREMAGSRVRFYNRTLEHTILLHKPHPENYIKGGALKSVKESLKQVGIL